A region of Verrucomicrobiia bacterium DNA encodes the following proteins:
- a CDS encoding non-canonical purine NTP pyrophosphatase produces MLRGVTTVVIATRNGHKVEEIRAVLGEGFRVLGAAEVGDVPDVEETGTTFVENARLKAEALAAWLRGPRAANEKGGGRTVDGSWAVLADDSGLEVDALGGAPGVHSARFASADFGLEGNAPDAANNARLMRLLAAVPWEGRTARFRCVLVWEWLDDQVQGGSFDGTCEGRIGWVPRGSRGFGYDPLFVPEGGTDTLAELGEAVKNRISHRARALERLRAWLGSGCGVPHGANGGQGGQGNAGAGSPSRSV; encoded by the coding sequence ATGCTGCGCGGCGTGACAACCGTGGTTATCGCGACCCGCAACGGGCACAAGGTGGAGGAGATCCGGGCGGTGCTGGGCGAGGGGTTCCGGGTCCTCGGAGCGGCGGAGGTGGGGGACGTGCCGGATGTGGAGGAGACCGGGACGACGTTCGTCGAGAATGCGCGGCTCAAGGCGGAGGCCCTGGCCGCGTGGTTGCGCGGTCCGCGGGCCGCGAATGAGAAGGGCGGCGGCCGGACGGTGGACGGTTCATGGGCGGTGCTGGCGGACGATTCGGGGCTCGAAGTGGACGCGCTGGGCGGGGCGCCCGGGGTGCATTCGGCACGGTTCGCGTCCGCGGATTTCGGTCTGGAGGGCAATGCGCCCGATGCCGCGAACAACGCCCGGCTGATGCGGTTGCTGGCGGCCGTGCCGTGGGAAGGGCGGACGGCGCGGTTCCGGTGTGTGCTGGTGTGGGAATGGCTGGACGATCAGGTGCAGGGCGGGAGTTTCGACGGGACCTGCGAGGGCCGGATCGGGTGGGTGCCGCGGGGATCGAGGGGTTTCGGGTACGATCCGCTGTTTGTGCCCGAGGGCGGGACGGACACGCTGGCGGAATTGGGCGAGGCGGTGAAGAACCGCATCAGCCATCGGGCCCGGGCGCTGGAGCGATTGCGGGCGTGGCTGGGATCGGGGTGCGGCGTCCCGCACGGTGCGAATGGAGGTCAGGGAGGTCAGGGAAACGCCGGGGCCGGTTCGCCGAGCAGGAGTGTCTGA
- a CDS encoding deoxyguanosinetriphosphate triphosphohydrolase: MPVSRLELEERERLWLAPFAQASAASRGRVHDEPPPEWRTHFQRDRDRVIHSRAFRRLEYKTQVFLNGTGDHLRTRLTHTMEVAGIARNIARALRLNEDLAETIALAHDLGHSPFGHSGEQALNTLMRGHGGFEHNRQSLRIVDHLERKYPAFTGLNLTWEVREGLVKHGPSHPLPGPRPDWVIRSPSLEAQVAQLADEIAYYSHDLDDGLDGGLLSERQLQRDVALWQDATRLVRRQFGRLSDDTRRLFTIRVIIDEQVKDVVRTTEARLRRTGVRTADAVRRLPRPLVGYAPERRRLNLQLRKYLYRNLYYNPAVHTPNQRAVRLLEQLFRHLLDHPEDMGAGAQARLAQDGLHRTVCDYLAGMTDRYAMREHRRLLGVEL, encoded by the coding sequence ATGCCTGTCTCCCGCCTGGAGTTGGAGGAACGCGAACGGCTCTGGCTGGCCCCCTTCGCGCAGGCCAGCGCCGCCAGCCGCGGGCGCGTCCACGACGAACCGCCCCCCGAGTGGCGCACTCATTTCCAGCGGGACCGCGACCGCGTCATCCATAGCCGCGCCTTCCGCCGGCTGGAATACAAGACCCAGGTCTTCCTCAACGGCACGGGCGACCACCTGCGCACCCGCCTCACCCACACCATGGAGGTGGCCGGCATCGCCCGGAACATCGCCCGCGCCCTCCGTCTGAACGAGGACCTCGCCGAGACAATCGCCCTCGCCCACGATCTCGGGCATTCGCCCTTCGGCCACTCCGGCGAACAGGCCCTCAACACCCTCATGCGCGGCCATGGCGGCTTCGAACACAACCGCCAGAGCCTCCGGATCGTCGATCATCTCGAACGCAAGTACCCCGCGTTCACCGGCCTGAACCTCACCTGGGAGGTCCGCGAGGGACTCGTCAAGCACGGACCGTCCCATCCGCTCCCAGGTCCACGGCCGGACTGGGTCATCCGTTCCCCTTCACTCGAAGCCCAGGTGGCTCAACTCGCGGACGAGATCGCCTACTACAGCCACGACCTCGACGACGGTCTGGACGGCGGGCTCCTTTCCGAACGGCAGCTCCAGCGGGACGTCGCCCTGTGGCAGGACGCCACCCGGTTGGTCCGCCGCCAGTTCGGCCGCCTCTCCGACGACACCCGCCGCCTGTTCACCATCCGGGTCATCATCGATGAGCAGGTGAAGGATGTGGTCCGCACCACCGAAGCCCGCCTCCGCCGCACCGGGGTTCGCACCGCCGACGCGGTGCGCCGCCTCCCCCGCCCGCTGGTCGGCTACGCGCCGGAACGCCGTCGCCTCAATCTCCAGCTCCGGAAATACCTCTACCGCAATCTCTATTACAACCCGGCCGTTCACACACCCAACCAGCGCGCCGTCCGGCTCCTCGAACAACTCTTCCGGCACCTCCTCGATCACCCCGAAGACATGGGCGCCGGCGCCCAGGCGCGGCTGGCCCAGGACGGTCTTCACCGCACGGTGTGCGATTACCTCGCCGGCATGACCGACCGCTACGCCATGCGCGAACACCGCCGTCTCCTGGGAGTCGAGCTTTGA
- a CDS encoding HAD family phosphatase, with product MTDFRTGTRAVIFDMDGVIADSEPLHRLSFQRLFAEIGVEPVGMEPWHRFIGTSDRHALLQMLDGREVGPSVDELLDRKGRHFLKLLREKEPLFPEIPALVDRLADCFPLAVASGSLRSAITAILELQDLQRHFRHTVSVQDVARGKPAPDLFLRAAELLGEPPEACVVIEDSPPGVSAARAAGMRVMAITNTSPAQALLEADAVVSSYAEVQTLLLGEPAPAFP from the coding sequence ATGACCGATTTTCGTACCGGCACCCGGGCGGTGATCTTCGACATGGACGGCGTCATCGCCGACAGCGAACCGCTGCATCGGCTGTCCTTCCAGCGCCTCTTTGCCGAGATCGGCGTGGAACCGGTCGGCATGGAACCCTGGCACCGGTTCATCGGCACCTCGGACCGGCACGCCCTCCTTCAAATGTTGGATGGCCGCGAGGTGGGACCTTCGGTGGACGAACTGCTCGATCGGAAGGGCCGGCATTTCCTCAAGCTGCTTCGCGAAAAGGAACCCCTCTTCCCCGAGATCCCCGCCCTGGTGGACCGCCTGGCAGACTGCTTTCCCCTGGCTGTCGCCTCGGGTTCCCTCCGGTCCGCCATCACCGCCATCCTCGAACTCCAGGATCTCCAGCGCCACTTCCGCCACACCGTCTCCGTGCAGGATGTCGCCCGCGGCAAACCCGCCCCCGACCTGTTCCTCCGCGCCGCCGAACTCCTCGGCGAACCTCCGGAAGCCTGCGTGGTGATCGAGGATTCGCCGCCCGGCGTCAGTGCCGCCCGGGCCGCCGGCATGCGCGTCATGGCCATCACCAACACCTCTCCCGCCCAGGCCCTGCTCGAAGCCGATGCCGTGGTGTCCAGCTACGCCGAAGTTCAGACACTCCTGCTCGGCGAACCGGCCCCGGCGTTTCCCTGA
- a CDS encoding cation-transporting P-type ATPase: MPAAPGRPELLEVREPHAMSADEVLQVLASSPDGLGTDEVLRRREQVGPNRLPEPESEGFFKRFFKHFHDLLIYILIAAAAVTAALGHWVDTVVILGVVVLNATIGFLQEGKAEQALAGIRRMLSPHAVARRDGGWTEIEAVDLVPGDIVRLKSGDRVPADLRLIEANNLRIEESSLTGESVPVGKTPSPTAADASLGDRHGMAYSGTLVAAGRGTGVATATGPSTELGRINRMISEVRTLATPLTRQMNQFGRILSVVIVGMAGLMMLIGWRLHDLAPGELFLAAIGFAVAAIPEGLPAILTITLALGVQRMASRNAITRKLNAVETLGSVTTICSDKTGTLTRNEMTVRHVVTASAAYEVSGTGYQPEGTITRDGQEASLDRDADLAAVIEVMAVCNDSEIREADGGWEVTGEPTEGAMRTLARKAGFEDTKYRRVAAIPFESENKFMATLHRLPDGGARILLKGAPDRLLDRCRQQRSATGAPESLDRAFWERRIDALGNQGLRVLAAAARDVDEAHDELTPDDLGDGMIFLGLVGIIDPPRPEAIEAIRICRQAGIRVKMITGDHAGTAQAIGREMGIGDGSPAVTGAELEAASDDDLRRLVRKADLFARTSPEHKLRLVTALQAGGEVVAMTGDGVNDAPALRRADVGVAMGIKGTEATKEAAEIVLADDNFSSIERAVEEGRTIYDNLRKAILFILPTNGAEALVILAAIVLGFALPLTPVQILWVNMVTAVTLALALAFEPAEPGVMRRPPRDPRAPILGRAFLWRIAFVSLLIGGATIAVFLVEKRLEATVELARTLAVNTLVCSQAFYLFNSRFLRESSLSMRGLFSNRIVWLAVAILALLQLLFVYAPFMQTLFGSTPLEWRHWLIPLGIGLGVFLLVETEKAVLRAIEARARRRNPPSTDAATAG; the protein is encoded by the coding sequence ATGCCCGCCGCACCCGGCCGCCCAGAGCTCCTCGAAGTGCGGGAGCCCCATGCCATGTCAGCGGACGAAGTCCTGCAGGTGCTGGCAAGTTCGCCCGATGGCCTCGGCACCGACGAGGTCCTACGGCGCCGCGAACAAGTCGGTCCAAACCGTCTGCCCGAGCCCGAATCGGAAGGATTCTTCAAGCGGTTCTTCAAGCACTTCCACGACCTGTTGATCTATATCCTGATCGCGGCCGCCGCAGTCACCGCCGCGCTCGGCCACTGGGTGGATACCGTGGTCATTCTGGGCGTGGTCGTCCTTAACGCGACGATCGGCTTCCTTCAGGAGGGCAAAGCCGAGCAGGCCCTCGCGGGGATCCGCAGGATGCTCTCCCCGCACGCCGTGGCACGGCGGGACGGCGGGTGGACGGAGATCGAGGCGGTGGATCTGGTGCCAGGGGACATCGTCCGGCTGAAGTCCGGTGACCGGGTTCCAGCCGACCTCCGCCTCATCGAGGCCAACAACCTGCGCATCGAGGAATCCTCCCTCACCGGGGAATCGGTTCCCGTCGGGAAGACACCCTCCCCGACTGCGGCCGACGCCAGCCTGGGCGACCGCCACGGGATGGCGTACTCGGGCACCCTGGTTGCCGCGGGCCGCGGAACGGGCGTGGCAACCGCAACCGGACCGTCCACCGAACTGGGGCGGATCAACCGGATGATCTCCGAGGTCCGGACGCTGGCCACGCCGCTCACCCGCCAGATGAACCAGTTCGGCAGGATTCTCTCGGTGGTGATCGTCGGCATGGCCGGCCTGATGATGCTCATTGGCTGGCGGCTCCATGACCTCGCGCCCGGCGAATTGTTTCTGGCGGCCATCGGGTTCGCCGTGGCCGCCATTCCCGAAGGTCTGCCCGCCATCCTCACCATCACCCTGGCCCTGGGCGTCCAGCGCATGGCCAGCCGCAACGCCATCACCCGCAAACTCAACGCCGTCGAGACGCTGGGTTCGGTCACGACGATCTGTTCCGACAAGACCGGGACGCTCACCCGCAACGAAATGACCGTCCGGCACGTCGTCACCGCGTCGGCCGCCTACGAGGTGTCCGGGACGGGTTACCAGCCCGAGGGGACCATCACCCGCGACGGTCAGGAGGCCTCGCTTGACCGGGACGCCGACCTCGCGGCGGTCATCGAGGTCATGGCCGTCTGCAACGACTCGGAAATCCGGGAGGCGGATGGCGGGTGGGAGGTGACGGGCGAACCCACCGAGGGCGCCATGCGAACGCTGGCCCGCAAGGCTGGATTCGAGGACACGAAGTACCGGCGGGTGGCCGCGATTCCGTTCGAGTCCGAAAACAAGTTCATGGCGACCCTCCATCGCCTGCCCGACGGCGGGGCGCGGATTCTCCTCAAGGGCGCCCCGGACCGGTTGCTCGACCGTTGCCGTCAGCAGCGCAGTGCAACCGGCGCCCCGGAGTCCCTGGACCGCGCCTTCTGGGAACGCCGGATCGATGCCCTGGGGAACCAGGGTCTGCGGGTGCTTGCCGCCGCCGCCCGCGACGTGGACGAGGCCCATGACGAATTGACCCCTGACGACCTTGGGGACGGCATGATCTTCCTCGGTCTGGTGGGCATCATCGATCCGCCGCGGCCCGAAGCGATCGAGGCCATCCGCATCTGTCGTCAGGCCGGCATCCGGGTGAAGATGATCACCGGCGACCATGCCGGCACGGCCCAGGCCATCGGCCGGGAAATGGGGATTGGCGACGGCTCGCCCGCGGTGACCGGCGCCGAACTGGAGGCCGCCTCGGACGACGACCTTCGAAGACTGGTGCGCAAGGCCGACCTCTTCGCCCGCACCAGTCCCGAGCACAAGCTCCGTCTCGTCACCGCACTGCAGGCCGGCGGCGAGGTCGTGGCCATGACCGGCGACGGCGTGAACGATGCGCCGGCCCTGCGGCGGGCCGACGTGGGGGTGGCCATGGGCATCAAGGGAACCGAAGCCACCAAGGAGGCGGCCGAGATCGTGCTGGCGGATGACAATTTCAGTTCGATCGAGCGGGCCGTGGAAGAGGGCCGGACCATCTACGACAACCTGCGCAAGGCGATCCTGTTCATCCTGCCCACCAATGGCGCGGAAGCGCTGGTGATTCTCGCCGCCATCGTTCTTGGCTTTGCCCTGCCGCTGACACCCGTCCAGATCCTCTGGGTCAACATGGTCACCGCCGTCACCCTGGCCCTCGCCCTGGCCTTCGAACCGGCGGAGCCGGGGGTCATGCGCCGGCCCCCCCGGGATCCCCGGGCCCCGATTCTCGGACGGGCCTTCCTCTGGAGAATCGCCTTCGTTTCCCTGCTCATCGGCGGGGCGACCATCGCCGTCTTTCTCGTCGAGAAACGTCTCGAAGCGACGGTCGAGCTGGCCCGCACGCTCGCCGTGAACACGCTGGTCTGCTCCCAAGCCTTCTACCTTTTCAACAGCCGCTTCCTGCGCGAGTCCAGCCTCTCGATGCGGGGCCTATTCAGCAACCGCATCGTCTGGCTGGCGGTCGCCATCCTGGCCCTGCTGCAACTCCTGTTCGTCTATGCCCCATTCATGCAGACGCTTTTCGGCTCCACCCCGCTGGAATGGCGGCACTGGCTGATCCCACTCGGTATCGGCCTGGGGGTGTTCCTGCTCGTGGAGACCGAAAAGGCCGTCCTCCGCGCCATCGAGGCCCGCGCCCGGCGGCGGAACCCTCCGTCAACGGATGCGGCAACCGCCGGGTAG
- a CDS encoding tetratricopeptide repeat protein, whose protein sequence is MMLVVRFGTIQAWEGASMRGDRLMATVGFLETFSDRHRNRGDRPFCFILGAGASQQSGIPTGGDMAREWVEKLHRKYDLARLPLEEWATAERLDIDGFDFQNPARSYPKLYSACYRDHAEDGYAFLEAKMENKEPSFGYSVLAYILAETPHKVLITTNFDNLAADALSIHSSTFPIVVGHDSLASYARVALRRPLIAKVHGSLGFAPKSSPDELKELSIEWKGALAAILERYTPIVIGYDGNDGSLMGTLESLPESVPDTVFWCFWNPDNEPVKRLEAVPQAVRDYVARQKGHLVPIPGFDELMLLLHRELNKVGTAPNLYDRLKKRSEERVRRFDEQQRVLSEKLDQTSRKVEEVTGDPGMRGTAKAEAGQKALEVNRLLLAAVRDLAHQRVGKPWWVWEQEATAQEDPVARERVYQEALKAFPGNASLRGNYANRLAQEGRMEEAEVYYQRALEADPNHANHLGNYAVFLEKRGRLQEAEAYFQRALEADPKHDGHLDNYAVFLEKRGRLQEAEAYYQRALEVDPKQANHLGNYADFLEKRGRLQEAEAYYQRALEVDPKHANHLGNYAMFLEKRGRTEEAEAYYQEALEANPKHANNLGNYAVFLERRGRLEEAEAYYRRALEVDPKHANNLGNYADFLEKRGRLEEAEAYYRRALEVDPKLAGHLGNYAVFLGNRGRLEEAEAYYQRALEADPKHAGHLGNYALFLERRGRLEEAEVYFKRALEADPKHANHLGNYAQLLFLLGRSDEAMRRWVEAERLADGNRALQVELAFYRAAHVREDWPGILGSLKERVATGDRSPGWDFKATIEVAAKSGHPNVRLLEVLAAVLCHGGDPATLDEFPEWRAA, encoded by the coding sequence TTGATGCTGGTTGTGCGATTCGGAACGATTCAAGCTTGGGAAGGCGCGAGTATGCGAGGTGACCGACTCATGGCAACGGTAGGGTTCCTGGAAACCTTTTCAGACCGGCATCGAAACCGGGGCGATCGTCCGTTCTGCTTCATCCTGGGTGCAGGGGCGTCACAACAGTCCGGAATTCCCACGGGCGGGGACATGGCCAGGGAATGGGTCGAAAAGCTCCACAGGAAGTACGATCTGGCGAGGTTGCCGCTGGAGGAGTGGGCGACGGCGGAACGACTGGACATCGACGGGTTCGATTTCCAGAATCCCGCCCGCTCCTACCCGAAACTCTATTCCGCGTGCTATCGGGATCATGCGGAGGACGGCTACGCCTTTCTCGAAGCGAAGATGGAGAACAAGGAGCCCAGCTTTGGCTACTCAGTGCTGGCCTATATCCTCGCCGAAACGCCGCACAAGGTCCTGATCACCACGAATTTTGACAATCTGGCGGCCGACGCCCTATCGATCCATTCCAGTACCTTCCCCATCGTGGTGGGCCACGACTCGCTTGCCAGCTATGCCCGAGTGGCGCTGCGGCGTCCCCTGATTGCGAAGGTGCATGGGAGCCTGGGTTTTGCCCCCAAGAGTTCCCCCGACGAATTGAAGGAGCTGAGCATCGAATGGAAGGGGGCGCTGGCCGCGATCCTCGAGCGCTACACTCCCATTGTCATCGGTTACGACGGCAATGACGGCAGCCTGATGGGAACCTTGGAGAGCCTGCCGGAGTCGGTCCCGGACACCGTCTTCTGGTGTTTCTGGAATCCGGACAACGAACCTGTGAAGAGGCTGGAGGCCGTTCCGCAGGCCGTCCGCGACTACGTGGCCAGGCAAAAGGGTCACTTGGTTCCGATCCCGGGATTTGATGAACTGATGCTGTTACTGCATCGCGAGTTGAACAAAGTTGGGACGGCTCCAAATCTTTACGACCGGCTCAAGAAGCGCTCGGAAGAGCGGGTCAGACGCTTTGACGAGCAGCAACGGGTCCTGTCCGAGAAACTGGATCAAACTTCCAGGAAGGTGGAAGAAGTCACAGGTGATCCGGGTATGCGTGGCACCGCGAAGGCGGAGGCCGGGCAAAAGGCGTTGGAAGTCAATCGACTCCTTCTGGCCGCAGTTCGTGATCTGGCCCATCAGAGAGTGGGCAAACCCTGGTGGGTCTGGGAGCAGGAGGCGACAGCTCAGGAAGATCCGGTCGCCCGCGAACGAGTTTATCAGGAGGCGCTCAAGGCATTCCCCGGCAATGCTTCCCTGCGCGGCAACTACGCCAACCGCCTGGCGCAAGAAGGGCGAATGGAGGAAGCGGAGGTGTACTACCAGCGGGCGTTGGAGGCCGATCCGAACCATGCCAACCATCTGGGCAACTATGCCGTGTTCCTGGAAAAGCGTGGTCGACTGCAGGAAGCGGAGGCGTATTTCCAGCGGGCGCTGGAGGCCGATCCGAAGCACGACGGCCATCTGGACAACTACGCCGTGTTCTTGGAAAAGCGTGGTCGACTGCAGGAAGCGGAGGCGTACTACCAGCGAGCGTTGGAGGTCGATCCGAAGCAGGCCAATCACCTTGGCAACTACGCCGACTTCCTGGAGAAGCGTGGTCGACTGCAGGAAGCGGAGGCGTACTACCAACGGGCGTTGGAGGTCGATCCGAAGCACGCCAATCATCTTGGCAACTACGCCATGTTCCTCGAAAAGCGTGGGCGAACGGAGGAGGCGGAGGCGTACTACCAGGAGGCGTTGGAGGCCAATCCGAAGCACGCCAACAATCTTGGCAACTATGCCGTGTTTCTGGAAAGGCGTGGGCGACTGGAGGAAGCGGAAGCGTATTACCGACGGGCGTTGGAGGTCGATCCGAAGCACGCCAACAACCTGGGCAACTACGCCGACTTCCTGGAGAAGCGTGGGCGACTGGAGGAAGCGGAAGCGTATTACCGACGGGCGTTGGAGGTCGATCCAAAGCTTGCCGGCCATCTGGGCAACTATGCCGTGTTCCTGGGAAACCGTGGGCGACTGGAGGAAGCGGAAGCGTACTACCAGCGGGCTTTGGAGGCCGATCCGAAGCACGCTGGCCATCTGGGCAACTACGCCCTGTTCCTGGAGAGGCGTGGGCGACTGGAGGAAGCGGAGGTGTATTTCAAGCGGGCGTTGGAGGCCGATCCGAAGCACGCCAACCATCTGGGCAACTACGCCCAACTTCTATTCCTTCTTGGGCGTTCCGATGAGGCGATGCGGCGATGGGTCGAGGCGGAAAGGCTGGCGGATGGGAATCGAGCCCTTCAGGTCGAGCTTGCCTTCTATCGGGCGGCCCATGTGCGGGAGGATTGGCCCGGGATTCTTGGATCGTTGAAGGAGCGGGTGGCGACGGGAGACCGATCGCCGGGTTGGGATTTCAAAGCCACCATCGAGGTGGCAGCGAAGTCGGGGCATCCCAACGTGCGCCTGCTGGAGGTGCTGGCCGCCGTCCTGTGCCACGGTGGCGATCCGGCGACGCTGGATGAGTTCCCCGAATGGCGGGCAGCTTGA
- a CDS encoding 4-hydroxy-3-methylbut-2-enyl diphosphate reductase, with protein MTTAAPSAPQKINLRRPDIMEAVQAQVLSHYRSALVERIRSNGNEISAPGVLTVRLAKEFGFCYGVERAIDLAYAACKAFPNRRIFLLGEIIHNPEVNDQIRRMGIVTIASRPSAAQIEELTPDDIVIIPAFGTEVATRKQLEARGCTFVDTTCGDVMSVWKRVRQYSKESVTSIIHGKAWHEETLATSSQARANGSGHYLVVFNLDETDYVCAYILHGGDKAAFLEKFRGAYSEGFDPDLHLKAIGVANQTTMLRGETEEVQRRLRAAMEARHGTAALPEHFRFFDTICGATQDRQDALQKLLRTPPDLLIVIGGYNSSNTSHLAEMGEAILPTYFVKNAGKMVSPALIQHWDQHRREEIESRDWLPATPATVGVTAGASCPNNLIEEVIERLFELKNVALPDLGPA; from the coding sequence ATGACAACGGCCGCGCCTTCGGCGCCCCAGAAGATCAACCTCCGCCGCCCGGACATCATGGAGGCGGTCCAGGCGCAGGTGCTCTCGCACTACCGGAGCGCCCTGGTCGAGCGGATCCGCTCCAACGGGAACGAGATCTCGGCACCCGGGGTGCTCACGGTGAGGCTGGCCAAGGAATTCGGGTTTTGCTACGGCGTCGAGCGGGCCATCGACCTGGCCTACGCGGCGTGCAAGGCGTTCCCCAATCGCCGGATCTTCCTGCTGGGCGAAATCATTCACAACCCCGAGGTCAACGACCAGATCCGCCGGATGGGGATCGTGACCATCGCCAGCCGGCCCAGCGCGGCCCAGATCGAGGAACTCACGCCGGATGACATTGTCATCATCCCCGCCTTCGGCACCGAGGTGGCCACCCGCAAGCAGCTCGAGGCCCGCGGCTGCACGTTCGTGGACACCACCTGCGGCGATGTGATGAGCGTGTGGAAACGGGTGCGGCAGTACTCGAAGGAATCCGTCACCAGCATCATCCACGGCAAGGCCTGGCACGAGGAAACCCTGGCCACCAGTTCCCAGGCCCGGGCCAACGGGTCAGGCCATTACCTGGTCGTCTTCAACCTCGACGAGACGGATTACGTCTGTGCCTACATCCTGCACGGGGGTGACAAGGCGGCATTCCTCGAGAAGTTCCGCGGAGCCTACTCCGAGGGGTTCGATCCGGACCTCCACCTCAAAGCCATCGGTGTCGCCAACCAGACAACCATGCTCCGCGGAGAAACCGAGGAGGTCCAACGCAGGCTGCGGGCCGCGATGGAGGCGCGCCATGGCACCGCCGCACTTCCCGAGCACTTCCGCTTTTTCGACACCATCTGCGGCGCCACCCAGGACCGGCAGGACGCCCTTCAGAAGCTGCTCAGGACTCCTCCCGACCTCCTCATCGTCATCGGCGGCTACAATTCCTCGAACACCTCCCATCTGGCGGAAATGGGCGAGGCCATCCTGCCCACCTACTTCGTCAAGAACGCCGGCAAGATGGTTTCCCCGGCCCTGATCCAGCACTGGGACCAGCATCGCCGCGAGGAAATCGAATCCCGCGACTGGCTCCCCGCCACCCCGGCCACGGTCGGCGTCACCGCCGGCGCAAGCTGCCCCAACAACCTCATCGAGGAAGTCATCGAACGCCTGTTCGAACTCAAGAACGTCGCCCTCCCCGACCTCGGTCCGGCCTGA